A stretch of Coturnix japonica isolate 7356 chromosome 11, Coturnix japonica 2.1, whole genome shotgun sequence DNA encodes these proteins:
- the LOC107319126 gene encoding uncharacterized protein LOC107319126, with protein MSIPVLKGILSLLLLAWPSTELAHQSQQTTDVSIGSNVTLHCMPNRPDKELVWCSILNKKKEEKMVMETHPQEGNGSSNLTFASINEKHAGNYTCIMKISHCGDGRNKNCPCKRYRTSYTYSGAVALCRFMFQPENETMRVRWWTCPEPRGNPSGHCKDAASTEPTMCNVSSSSFTGSENTSQGMVPSSEPEMPPTREPRMHKDLITIAYIYGIPSLAVVTLLFLLCILVCLCRRKQSNAKGTPESKHAAEMSQLSTPPPAPQTEDVTYAKLIFDRTGAVPAASEVVYMEIKPL; from the exons ATGAGCATCCCGGTGCTGAAGGGcatcctttccctgctgctccttgcatGGCCATCCACTG aactGGCTCACCAGTCCCAGCAAACCACGGATGTGTCCATAGGGTCAAATGTCACCCTCCACTGTATGCCAAACAGACCTGACAAGGAGCTGGTGTGGTGTAGCATcctaaacaaaaagaaggaggagaagatggTAATGGAGACTCATCCACAAGAGGGAAATGGTTCTTCCAACCTCACCTTTGCAAGcataaatgaaaagcatgctGGAAACTACACATGCATTATGAAGATTTCACACTGTGGGGATGGTAGAAACAAGAACTGCCCATGCAAAAGATACCGGACCTCTTATACCTATAGTGGGG cCGTTGCGCTGTGTAGGTTCATGTTCCAGCCAGAGAATGAGACCATGCGTGTGAGGTGGTGGACATGTCCAGAGCCTCGTGGTAACCCCTCGGGGCACTGCAAGgatgcagccagcacagagcccacCATGTGTAACGTGTcaagcagcagcttcacagGCAGTGAAAACACCAGCCAAGGGATGGTTCCCA GCTCTGAACCCGAGATGCCTCCAACCCGTGAGCCTCGGATGCATAAAG ATCTCATAACCATCGCCTACATATACGGCATCCCCAGCTTAGCGGTCGTGactcttctcttcctgctctgtaTTTTGGTGTGCCtgtgcagaagaaagcaaagcaacgCTAAAG GGACTCCTGAAAGCAAGCACGCAGCAGAGATGAGCCAGCTCAGCACG ccccccccagctcctcagACGGAAGATGTGACGTATGCGAAGCTGATCTTTGACAGGACAggggcagtgcctgcagcctcGGAGGTGGTGTACATGGAAATCAAGCCGCTCTAA
- the CIAPIN1 gene encoding anamorsin, translating to MGEHGITSGQRVAVIWDSSSPVEALKGLVDAVQASVGADSRVSVENVDQLCQSAHRESSFDVILSGMVPGSTVQHSAEVLAEIARILKPGGRVLLKEPVVTESENNSRIKTAAKLPAALTLSGLVEVKELQKEPLTAEEAQSVREHLGYQGNDLLIVQIEGRKPNFEVGSSSQLKLSFAKKTSPSGKPSVDPATAKLWTLSANDMNDEEMDLLDSDELLDSEDLKKPDPASLRAPSCKEKGKKKACKNCTCGLAEELEQEKKSSQPKSACGNCYLGDAFRCASCPYLGMPAFKPGEKILLKENQLHDA from the exons ATGGGGGAGCACGGCATCACCTCGGGGCAGCGCGTGGCCGTCATCTGGGACAGCTCCTCGCCCGTGGAAGCACTGAAGGGGTTGGTGGATGCCGTCCAGGCCTCGGTGGGGGCTGACAGCCGTGTGTCTGTGGAGAACGTCGACCAGTTGTGTCAGT cagctcacagggaGTCCAGTTTTGATGTGATTCTCTCTGGCATGGTAccaggcagcacagtgcagcacagcgCAGAGGTACTGGCAGAAATAGCTCGGATACTTAAGCCCGGGGGTCGTGTCCTCCTGAAAGAACCCGTGGTTACAGAATCAG aaaacaacagcagaatcaAGACAGCAGCCAAactccctgcagctctgactcTCTCTGGGCTGGTGGAGGTGAAGGAG CTGCAAAAGGAACCTCTGACTGCAGAGGAGGCCCAGTCAGTCCGAGAACATTTGGGCTACCAAGGCAATGACCTTCTCATTGTTCAGATAGAAGGCAGGAAACCCAATTTTGAAGTGGGATCTTCAAGTCAACTCAAACTATCCTTTGCCAAGAAAACAAGTCCTTCAG GAAAACCCTCAGTGGACCCAGCTACTGCTAAGCTATGGACACTGTCTGCCAATGATATGAATGACGAAGAGATG GATCTTTTGGACTCTGATGAACTACTGGATTCAGAGGATTTGAAAAAGCCAGATCCAGCCTCTCTCAGAGCTCCATCCTGCaaagaaaagggcaaaaagaaaGCCTGCAAGAACTG cACATGTGGCCTGGCTGAAGAGCTGGAACAGGAGAAGAAGAGCTCGCAGCCCAAATCTGCCTGTGGAAAT TGCTACCTGGGGGATGCATTCCGCTGTGCCAGTTGCCCTTACCTGGGGATGCCTGCCTTCAAGCCTGGAGAGAAGATCCTGCTGAAAGAGAACCAGCTGCACGATGCCTAA
- the COQ9 gene encoding ubiquinone biosynthesis protein COQ9, mitochondrial, protein MAAAAAGGLRRAGWRLWRGRAGLGCQLYKPQQGLHASAALRRVSEEQRKEPPSAAPSYQQQFDTQQADTQPEQEAQSTHTSSTGQGGQESEDYESEEQLQHRILTAALEFVPEHGWTAEAIAEGAKTLGLSAAAAGMFRNDGSELILHFVSQCNSKLSELLEEEQNQVQQGNAEKKPTDQFLRDAVEARLRMVIPYIEKWPQAVSILLLPHNIPSSLNLLTSMIDDIWHYAGDQSTDFNWYTRRAVLTGIYNTTELVMMQDTSPDFEDTWRFLENRVADAMNMGSAAEQVQSTGKALAQGLMGAAVTITNLTGLNQRR, encoded by the exons atggcggcggcggccgcAGGCGGGCTGAGGCGTGCGGGCTGGAGGCTGTGGCGGGGCCGCGCGG GACTCGGGTGCCAGCTGTACAAACCCCAGCAGGGGCTCCATGCATCGGCTGCACTGAGAAGAGTGtctgaggagcagaggaaggagccGCCATCAGCAGCACCATCCTACCAGCAGCAGTTTGACACACAGCAAGCAGACACACAGCCAGAGCAGGAGGCCCAGAGCACACACACCAG TTCCACTGGCCAGGGCGGCCAGGAGTCAGAGGACTATGAGAGCGAGGAACAGCTGCAGCATCGAATCCTCACAGCAGCGCTGGAGTTTGTGCCTGAACATGGCTGGACGGCTGAAGCCATTGCAGAGGGAGCCAAG ACTCTTGgactctctgctgctgctgcagggatgttTCGCAATGATGGCAGTGAATTGATCCTGCACTTTGTGTCTCAGTGCAACTCCAAGCtgtctgagctgctggaggaggaacaAAATCAAGTGCAGCAGGGCAATGCAGA GAAGAAGCCTACGGATCAATTCCTGAGAGATGCTGTGGAAGCCAGGCTGAGAATGGTGATTCCATATATTGAGAAATGGCCACAG gCTGTCAGCATCCTATTGCTCCCACATAACATCCCTTCAAGCCTCAACCTCCTCACCAGCATGATTGATGATATATGGCACTACGCTGGAGACCAGTCCACAGAT TTTAACTGGTACACCCGTCGTGCTGTGCTCACCGGCATCTACAACACCACGGAGCTGGTGATGATGCAGGACACGTCCCCTGACTTTGAAGACACGTGGCGTTTCCTGGAGAACAGAGTAGCTGATGCCATGAACATGGGCAGCGCAGCTGAGCAG GTACAGTCAACTGGCAAAGCACTCGCCCAGGGCCTGATGGGAGCTGCAGTTACT ATCACCAACCTGACCGGGCTGAACCAGCGCCGCTGA